The following proteins come from a genomic window of Achromobacter sp. AONIH1:
- a CDS encoding YeaH/YhbH family protein, with product MNSLIDRRLNGRNKSAVNRERFLRRYKDQIRKAVHGMIRDRSIQDMDQGGEVNLPARDISEPTFHHGQGGDREMVHPGNREFAKGDTFDRPQGGGQGQGGSEPGEGEAVDQFTFSLSRAEFLNLFFEDLELPNLARNQLGEVSQRKWQRAGYTTSGSPSMLSISRTLKSSLARRVALSVKARADLEDAEERLAKALAAGAGADEIRALEQDVEDCRERLARVPFLDDLDLRYRNRVSVSIPMARAVMFCLMDVSGSMDEGKKDLAKRFFTLLYLFLSRKYEHVDLVFIRHTDNAEEVDERTFFYDPKSGGTIVLSALELMREILEKRYPPSAWNVYAAQASDGDSFGADAGKSARFLAEHLLPATRYFAYIEVPDSQEARKSSLWAEYEQKLEPHFVMRRICDRGEIYPVFHDLFKKETV from the coding sequence ATGAATTCACTGATCGATCGCCGTCTTAACGGGCGCAACAAGAGCGCCGTCAACCGGGAACGTTTTCTCCGGCGCTACAAGGATCAGATCCGCAAGGCGGTGCATGGCATGATCCGCGACCGCTCGATCCAGGACATGGATCAGGGCGGCGAGGTCAACCTGCCCGCGCGCGACATCTCCGAGCCTACCTTCCATCACGGGCAGGGCGGCGACCGCGAGATGGTGCATCCCGGCAACCGCGAGTTCGCCAAGGGAGACACCTTCGACCGGCCGCAGGGAGGCGGGCAGGGGCAGGGAGGATCCGAGCCCGGCGAGGGCGAGGCGGTCGATCAGTTCACCTTCAGCCTGTCGCGCGCTGAATTCCTGAACCTGTTCTTCGAAGACCTGGAACTTCCCAACCTGGCGCGCAACCAATTGGGCGAGGTCAGCCAGCGCAAGTGGCAGCGCGCCGGCTACACCACCTCGGGCTCGCCCAGCATGCTGAGCATCAGCCGCACGCTCAAGTCATCGCTGGCGCGCCGCGTGGCGCTGAGCGTCAAGGCGCGCGCGGACCTGGAAGACGCCGAGGAACGCCTGGCCAAGGCCCTGGCCGCTGGCGCGGGCGCCGACGAGATCCGCGCGCTGGAGCAGGACGTGGAGGACTGCCGCGAGCGCCTTGCGCGCGTGCCCTTCCTGGACGACCTGGACCTGCGCTACCGCAACCGGGTATCGGTCTCGATTCCGATGGCGCGCGCCGTCATGTTCTGCCTGATGGACGTGTCCGGCTCGATGGACGAAGGCAAGAAGGATCTGGCTAAGCGCTTCTTCACGCTGCTGTACCTGTTCCTGTCGCGCAAGTACGAGCACGTCGATCTGGTGTTCATCCGCCATACCGACAACGCCGAGGAAGTAGACGAACGCACCTTCTTCTACGACCCGAAGAGCGGCGGCACCATCGTGCTGTCGGCGCTGGAGCTGATGCGCGAGATCCTGGAAAAGCGCTACCCGCCCAGCGCTTGGAACGTCTACGCGGCCCAGGCCAGCGACGGCGATTCATTCGGCGCCGACGCGGGCAAGAGCGCGCGCTTCCTGGCCGAGCACCTGCTGCCGGCCACGCGCTATTTCGCCTACATCGAGGTGCCAGACTCGCAGGAGGCGCGCAAGAGCAGCCTGTGGGCCGAGTACGAACAGAAGCTGGAGCCGCATTTCGTGATGCGGCGGATCTGCGATCGCGGGGAGATCTACCCCGTGTTCCATGACCTGTTCAAGAAGGAAACGGTATGA
- a CDS encoding SpoVR family protein, producing MNAIAGALVEPDAAGGSRPISQGSEWTFELLQSYDDAIAQVAREYGLDTYPNQIEVITSEQMLDAYASAGLPIGYSHWSYGKEFIRNEQFYRRGMQGLAYEIVINSNPCISYLMEENSMTMQALVIAHACYGHNSFFKGNYLFRQWTDADGVLDYLVFARKYVMSCEDRYGIDAVEAVLDSCHALSHHGVDRYKRPTPISYKEEAARQAERQEHARLQYNDLWRTLPRLEEDKDTHSQSSTFPPEPEENLLYFIEKYSPKLAPWQKELVRIVRKIAQYFYPQTQTKVMNEGWATFWHYTILNRLHEKGLVNDGFMMEFLQSHTNVVSQRGFDERGYGGINPYALGFAMMSDIRRICEAPTPEDRRWFPDIAGGDWLKTLDFAMRNFKDESFISQYLSPKLIREFRFFAISDHQANPKLEVAAIHDDEGYRDIRRLLAAQHNRDNLVPDVQVVRFNRDTDRSLVLRHLKSRGRPLAGDDAEQVMKHLARLWGFKVRLEETEPDGTVSAYREQEAPQAAA from the coding sequence ATGAATGCCATCGCGGGTGCACTCGTGGAGCCGGATGCGGCCGGAGGCTCTCGGCCGATCTCGCAGGGCTCCGAATGGACGTTCGAGTTGCTGCAGTCCTATGACGACGCGATCGCGCAGGTCGCGCGCGAGTACGGGCTGGACACCTACCCGAACCAGATCGAGGTCATCACCTCGGAGCAGATGCTTGATGCCTATGCCTCGGCGGGCCTGCCTATCGGTTATTCGCACTGGTCCTACGGCAAGGAATTCATCCGCAACGAGCAGTTCTACCGGCGCGGCATGCAGGGACTGGCCTATGAGATCGTGATCAATTCCAATCCCTGCATCTCGTATCTCATGGAAGAAAACTCCATGACGATGCAGGCGCTGGTGATCGCGCACGCCTGCTACGGCCACAACTCCTTCTTCAAGGGCAACTATCTGTTCCGCCAGTGGACCGACGCCGACGGCGTGCTGGACTACCTGGTGTTCGCGCGCAAGTACGTCATGTCCTGCGAGGACCGCTACGGCATCGACGCGGTCGAGGCCGTGCTGGATTCCTGCCATGCGCTGTCGCACCACGGGGTCGACCGCTACAAGCGGCCCACGCCGATCTCGTACAAGGAAGAGGCGGCGCGCCAGGCCGAGCGCCAGGAGCATGCGCGGTTGCAGTACAACGACCTGTGGCGCACGCTGCCGCGCCTGGAAGAGGACAAGGACACGCACAGCCAGTCCTCGACCTTCCCGCCCGAGCCCGAAGAGAACCTGCTGTACTTCATCGAAAAGTACTCGCCCAAGCTCGCGCCCTGGCAGAAGGAGCTGGTGCGGATCGTGCGCAAGATCGCGCAGTACTTCTATCCGCAGACCCAGACCAAGGTCATGAACGAGGGCTGGGCCACGTTCTGGCACTACACCATCCTGAACCGCCTGCACGAGAAGGGGCTGGTCAACGACGGCTTCATGATGGAGTTCCTGCAGAGCCATACCAACGTAGTCAGCCAGCGCGGCTTCGACGAGCGCGGCTACGGCGGCATCAATCCGTATGCGCTGGGATTCGCGATGATGTCGGACATCCGCCGCATCTGCGAGGCGCCCACGCCGGAAGACCGCCGCTGGTTCCCCGACATCGCCGGCGGCGACTGGCTGAAGACGCTGGACTTCGCCATGCGCAACTTCAAGGACGAGTCCTTCATCTCGCAGTACCTGTCGCCCAAGCTGATCCGTGAGTTCCGCTTCTTCGCCATCTCGGATCACCAGGCCAATCCCAAGCTGGAAGTGGCCGCGATCCATGACGACGAGGGCTATCGCGACATCCGCCGTTTGCTGGCCGCGCAGCACAACCGCGACAACCTGGTGCCCGATGTGCAGGTGGTGCGCTTCAACCGCGACACCGACCGCTCGCTGGTGCTGCGCCACCTGAAGAGCCGGGGCCGTCCCCTGGCCGGCGACGACGCCGAGCAGGTGATGAAGCACCTGGCCCGGCTGTGGGGCTTCAAGGTCCGGCTCGAAGAGACCGAGCCGGACGGCACGGTCAGCGCCTACCGCGAGCAGGAAGCGCCGCAAGCGGCGGCCTGA
- a CDS encoding DUF3574 domain-containing protein, producing the protein MPFTPKLARLALPLCAAALTVGCVTTPASRACAPNETNMVNDQIFLGTDTPSGPVSPQEWTSFLAESVTPRFPQGLTVWQASGQWRGNDGAIVREPSYVLNLVHPGDVASEAAVRDIRTEYQTRFRQEATLRVRQAACVSF; encoded by the coding sequence ATGCCCTTCACGCCCAAGCTCGCGCGCCTTGCCCTGCCGCTATGCGCCGCCGCCCTGACGGTCGGCTGCGTGACCACCCCCGCATCCCGTGCCTGCGCGCCCAACGAGACGAACATGGTCAATGACCAGATATTCCTGGGCACCGACACCCCGTCCGGCCCGGTGTCGCCGCAGGAATGGACGTCCTTCCTGGCCGAGTCCGTGACGCCGCGCTTTCCGCAGGGGCTGACGGTCTGGCAGGCGTCCGGCCAGTGGCGCGGCAACGACGGCGCGATCGTGCGCGAGCCGTCCTATGTGCTGAACCTGGTGCATCCGGGCGATGTGGCCAGCGAGGCGGCGGTGCGCGACATCCGGACGGAGTATCAGACGCGCTTCCGGCAGGAGGCGACGTTGCGGGTGCGGCAGGCGGCCTGCGTGTCGTTCTGA
- a CDS encoding ParB-like protein has product MTPTLTRRPSLFPFPGARLIAVALLPLALAACNGGSDDDEPAAQPAPVPETPAPPKPEMPAKNQAYLKAKPGDVIKVRIEELNPTQAAIGYDQIYYKLGRWQGDFARPTWAGDTANQIDYLNRTVGKKFDDYCEDTGAGKRAQPFASIAQAQAARLDKPETFSCLNAPGADATALKTVVVGWDGKLYLTDGHHSFSALREIFDGGPKLPVWVKVDANYSDMADAKSFWQRLVDERKAWLRDGDNQPVTVDQLPKRLGLASAGEAGGMQEDRYRSLVYFTRDIAYANGGLPEFAEFLWGDWLRRQVAAGQLPALSAYKMIPPATLAGILAVSKLDKNLLPTDASDSYSAAVRDAASKMAALADGDVVFQDRTAAQLGRIAWVQNAASGTPTKNARDALEELPRNDIKAVGSPPRNGGKLWYAANYRNCGKPAAGTCWGW; this is encoded by the coding sequence ATGACCCCTACGCTGACTCGCCGGCCTTCCCTGTTTCCATTTCCGGGCGCGCGCCTGATCGCCGTGGCGCTGCTGCCGCTGGCGCTGGCCGCCTGCAATGGCGGCAGCGACGACGACGAACCGGCGGCGCAGCCCGCGCCGGTGCCCGAGACGCCGGCGCCGCCCAAGCCGGAAATGCCGGCAAAGAACCAGGCGTACCTGAAGGCGAAGCCGGGCGATGTGATCAAGGTCCGCATCGAAGAGCTGAATCCCACGCAGGCCGCCATCGGCTACGACCAGATCTACTACAAGCTGGGCCGCTGGCAAGGCGATTTCGCCCGTCCCACCTGGGCCGGCGATACCGCCAACCAGATCGACTACCTGAACCGCACCGTCGGCAAGAAATTCGACGACTATTGCGAGGACACGGGCGCGGGCAAGCGCGCGCAGCCCTTCGCCAGCATTGCCCAGGCGCAGGCGGCGCGGCTGGACAAGCCGGAGACCTTCAGCTGCCTGAACGCGCCGGGCGCGGACGCCACCGCGCTGAAGACCGTGGTGGTGGGCTGGGACGGCAAGCTGTATCTCACCGACGGGCATCACAGCTTCTCGGCGCTGCGCGAGATCTTCGACGGCGGGCCCAAGCTGCCGGTGTGGGTCAAGGTCGACGCCAACTATAGCGACATGGCCGACGCCAAGTCGTTCTGGCAGCGCCTGGTCGATGAGCGCAAGGCCTGGCTGCGCGATGGCGACAATCAGCCGGTCACGGTGGACCAGCTGCCCAAGCGGCTGGGCCTGGCCAGCGCGGGCGAGGCTGGCGGCATGCAGGAAGACCGCTATCGTTCGCTGGTCTATTTCACGCGCGACATCGCCTATGCCAACGGCGGTCTGCCCGAGTTCGCCGAGTTTCTGTGGGGCGACTGGCTGCGCCGGCAGGTGGCGGCGGGCCAATTGCCCGCGTTGAGCGCCTACAAGATGATTCCGCCCGCCACGCTGGCAGGCATCCTGGCCGTCAGCAAGCTGGACAAGAACCTGCTGCCCACCGACGCGAGCGACAGCTACTCCGCCGCGGTGCGCGACGCCGCCAGCAAGATGGCGGCGCTGGCCGATGGCGATGTGGTGTTCCAGGATCGGACCGCCGCTCAGCTCGGTCGCATCGCCTGGGTGCAGAACGCCGCCAGCGGCACGCCGACCAAGAACGCGCGCGACGCGCTGGAAGAGCTGCCGCGCAATGACATCAAGGCCGTGGGCTCGCCGCCGCGCAACGGCGGCAAGCTCTGGTACGCGGCCAACTACCGCAACTGCGGCAAGCCGGCGGCCGGCACCTGCTGGGGCTGGTAA
- the nadC gene encoding carboxylating nicotinate-nucleotide diphosphorylase gives MSINTEALAATDRLPVPPLPDVMLEPVVRAALLEDLGRAGDLTTDAIVPADAQAETRLVARQEGVLAGLDLARLAFRALDPAIRFSVSRADGSVLEPGAEIARIQGGARAMLTAERVALNFLCHLSGVATATASIARAVAPYGARVTCTRKTMPGLRALQKYAVRVGGGSNHRFGLDDAVLIKDNHIAFAGGIANAVVRARAGVGHMVRIELEVDTLEQLETALALGVDVVLLDNMSLDDLRRAVAMARGRAVTEASGRITPETAAEIAATGVDQIAVGWLTHSAKVLDIGLDA, from the coding sequence ATGAGCATAAATACTGAAGCCCTCGCAGCGACCGACCGCCTGCCCGTTCCGCCGCTGCCGGACGTAATGCTGGAGCCTGTGGTGCGCGCCGCGCTGCTCGAGGACCTGGGTCGCGCGGGAGACTTGACGACGGATGCCATCGTGCCCGCCGACGCCCAGGCGGAAACGCGCCTGGTGGCGCGCCAGGAGGGTGTGCTGGCCGGGCTGGACCTGGCGCGGCTGGCGTTCCGCGCGCTGGATCCGGCGATCCGCTTCAGCGTGTCGCGCGCGGACGGCAGCGTGCTGGAGCCGGGCGCGGAGATCGCGCGCATCCAGGGCGGCGCCCGCGCCATGCTGACGGCCGAGCGCGTGGCGCTGAACTTCCTGTGCCACCTGAGCGGCGTCGCCACCGCCACCGCGTCGATCGCGCGGGCCGTGGCGCCTTATGGCGCGCGCGTGACCTGCACGCGCAAGACCATGCCGGGCCTGCGCGCCTTGCAGAAATACGCCGTGCGCGTGGGCGGCGGCAGCAATCATCGCTTCGGCCTGGACGACGCGGTGCTGATCAAGGACAACCACATCGCCTTCGCGGGCGGCATCGCCAATGCGGTGGTGCGGGCGCGGGCGGGCGTCGGCCACATGGTCAGGATCGAGCTGGAGGTCGACACGCTGGAGCAGCTGGAGACCGCGCTGGCGCTGGGCGTGGACGTGGTCCTGCTGGACAACATGAGCCTGGATGATCTGCGCCGCGCCGTGGCGATGGCGCGCGGCCGGGCGGTCACGGAGGCCTCGGGCCGCATCACGCCCGAGACGGCCGCCGAGATCGCGGCGACCGGGGTGGACCAGATCGCCGTGGGCTGGCTGACGCACAGCGCCAAGGTGCTGGACATCGGCCTGGACGCTTGA
- a CDS encoding tripartite tricarboxylate transporter substrate binding protein gives MIRLLSRLSVLSALALTACGNSPSGEPMTDASYPTHPITIVVTFPPGGGTDLLARRIGASLQEQLGQPVVVENRPGASGNIGARAVAEAPPDGYTLLMVNSSFAINPGVYRNLGFDPRRDFAAVINVAFVPSVFVTPAASALHNLDDALEAAQPGKPLPFASCGNGTPQHLAGEMLARATGAALQQVPYKGCGPALTDVTAGQVPLGIVTASSAAPLIAAGKLRALAVTSPKRSPLLPQVATVAEQGVKDYALDQWHGLLAPAATPPAVIDRINVAVARIMQRPDVQVALREQGFTPATSTPAAFQAMIRADIDRYAALTEAIGLRAD, from the coding sequence ATGATCCGCCTTCTCAGCCGCCTTTCCGTCCTGTCCGCGCTGGCCCTGACCGCCTGCGGCAATTCGCCGTCTGGCGAACCGATGACCGATGCCTCCTACCCCACGCACCCCATCACCATCGTGGTGACGTTTCCGCCGGGCGGCGGCACCGACCTGCTGGCCCGCCGTATCGGCGCCAGCCTGCAGGAGCAACTGGGCCAGCCCGTGGTCGTGGAAAACCGGCCCGGCGCCAGCGGCAATATCGGCGCGCGCGCCGTGGCCGAGGCGCCGCCCGACGGCTACACGCTGCTGATGGTGAACAGTTCCTTCGCCATCAATCCCGGCGTCTATCGCAACCTGGGTTTTGATCCCAGGCGCGATTTCGCCGCCGTCATCAACGTGGCCTTCGTGCCGTCGGTGTTCGTGACGCCGGCCGCGAGCGCGCTGCACAACCTGGACGATGCGCTGGAGGCGGCGCAGCCGGGCAAGCCGCTGCCGTTCGCGTCCTGCGGCAACGGCACGCCGCAGCATCTGGCCGGCGAGATGCTGGCGCGCGCGACCGGCGCGGCCTTGCAGCAGGTGCCGTACAAGGGTTGTGGCCCGGCCTTGACCGATGTGACGGCGGGGCAGGTGCCGCTGGGCATCGTCACCGCGTCCAGCGCCGCGCCGTTGATCGCGGCGGGCAAGCTGCGGGCGCTGGCGGTAACCTCGCCCAAGCGTTCGCCGCTGTTGCCGCAAGTCGCCACGGTGGCCGAGCAGGGCGTGAAGGACTATGCGCTGGACCAGTGGCACGGCTTGCTGGCGCCCGCCGCCACGCCGCCAGCCGTGATCGACCGCATCAATGTCGCGGTGGCGCGCATCATGCAGCGCCCGGACGTGCAGGTGGCCTTGCGCGAACAGGGGTTCACGCCCGCCACCAGCACGCCGGCCGCCTTCCAGGCCATGATCCGCGCCG